A window of Choristoneura fumiferana chromosome 8, NRCan_CFum_1, whole genome shotgun sequence contains these coding sequences:
- the LOC141430062 gene encoding uncharacterized protein — MSRENLHEDFADASTADGQVCRVGVRVPPFNADEPALWFAQIEAQFQLSKITVDETKFYYVAGQLEARYALEVKDIITNPPAADKYIKIKTELIKRLSASQEKRTRQLLVHEELGDRSPSQFLRHLQNLAGTAATSDLLKTIWIDRLPHNVQTILASQSDQPLEKLADLADRVFELAPQTPHVATTSGSAVNYAPVPQVSFASASPSDALMQQVSELTRQVALLTSNYRRGRTHSRSRSASSSRRYSSRSRSRMPQPPPNHPHCFYHYNFNEKARKCRQPCNYNAENFPGGRK; from the coding sequence ATGTCGCGAGAAAATTTACACGAAGACTTCGCTGATGCCTCCACAGCCGATGGGCAGGTATGTCGTGTTGGTGTCCGCGTGCCGCCGTTCAACGCGGACGAGCCGGCGCTTTGGTTCGCGCAGATAGAGGCGCAATTTCAACTATCGAAAATAACGGTTgacgaaacgaaattctattacgTCGCCGGCCAGCTAGAGGCGCGTTATGCACTCGAAGTAAAGGATATTATAACTAACCCTCCCGCTGCCgataagtacataaaaattaaaactgaattAATTAAACGCCTCTCGGCGTCTCAGGAAAAACGTACCCGGCAACTTCTCGTTCATGAAGAGCTTGGCGACCGCAGCCCGTCGCAATTTCTACGGCATTTACAAAACTTAGCCGGTACCGCTGCGACGTCCGATCTGCTCAAGACAATATGGATCGACCGTTTGCCGCATAATGTCCAAACTATACTTGCGTCGCAGTCGGACCAACCTCTAGAGAAACTTGCGGATTTAGCCGATAGGGTGTTTGAGCTTGCTCCCCAGACTCCCCATGTGGCAACTACCTCAGGCTCCGCTGTCAACTACGCACCAGTACCACAAGTTTCCTTCGCGTCTGCCTCGCCTTCTGATGCCTTGATGCAGCAAGTCAGTGAACTTACCAGGCAAGTTGCTTTGTTGACGAGTAACTACCGAAGAGGACGCACACACTCTCGCTCACGCTCGGCATCGTCGTCAAGAAGGTACAGCAGCCGCTCCCGTTCGAGGATGCCCCAGCCGCCGCCTAATCACCCGCACTGCTTCTACCACTATAACTTTAATGAAAAAGCGCGCAAATGCAGACAGCCGTGCAACTACAACGCGGAAAACTTCCCGGGCGGTCGGAAATAG